The Terriglobus sp. TAA 43 sequence TAGCGGCTGTTGGAATGTACGGCGTCACAGCCTACTCCGTTGCGCAGCGTCGCTTTGAGTTTGCTTTGCGATTCGCACTCGGCGCTCAACGCGAACAACTTGCAGGCATGGTGCTGCTTCATTCTGCCATCGTCGCAGCGCTTGGAATTGTTGCTGGCGTGATTGGCAGCATTGCCTTGATGCGTGTCGTCAGCGCGAATGTGGGCAAGCTACCAAAAGCTGATGCCTCCTCCTTTGTCATTGCCGCCGCATTGGTCTTTGTCCTAGCCATTGCAGCCACAGTCATTCCCAGCCAACGCGCTGCATCCACAGAACTGATGCAGGCCTTACGTGCGGAATAGCACACTCTCATTTACGACGGATCGACGAGCAAACCCATGATTGAACTAAAGAGCATTGAACGAAGCTACAAACACGCCGTCGGCGAGACGTGGGTTTTGCGACGCATCAACATTACAGTGCGTCCGGGTGAGTTCATCACGCTGATGGGCCCCAGCGGCGCAGGCAAGTCCACACTGCTGAACGTACTCGCCATGCTTGACGATGGATGGCGAGGAGAATACTGGCTCGACCACGAACCCATTCACGCGATGAATCGCAAGCAACGCGCAGAAGTCGCACGTCGGAAGATCGGCATGGTCTTTCAGAGCTTTCATCTACTGGATGACCTTACTGTGGCGGAAAACATTGAGCTTCCGCTCAGCTATAAGAACATGCCGCGGAGCGAACGGCAGGCGCTGGTAGCCGACACACTCGATCGCTTTCAGATTGTCGGCAAGAAGGACCTCTATCCCTCGCAACTTTCCGGCGGCCAGCAACAGATCGTGGGTGTCGCGCGCGCAGTCATTCACAAGCCTGAACTTCTGCTTGCGGATGAGCCCACTGGCAATCTGCACTCAGCACAAGCCGCCGAGGTCATGCAGCTTTTCACAGAGCTGAACCAGGCAGGCACCACCATCGTCCAGGTAAGTCACTCCATGGAAAATGCGCGCTTTGGTTCACG is a genomic window containing:
- a CDS encoding ABC transporter ATP-binding protein codes for the protein MIELKSIERSYKHAVGETWVLRRINITVRPGEFITLMGPSGAGKSTLLNVLAMLDDGWRGEYWLDHEPIHAMNRKQRAEVARRKIGMVFQSFHLLDDLTVAENIELPLSYKNMPRSERQALVADTLDRFQIVGKKDLYPSQLSGGQQQIVGVARAVIHKPELLLADEPTGNLHSAQAAEVMQLFTELNQAGTTIVQVSHSMENARFGSRIIELRDGWMTPENEIPA